Genomic window (Subtercola endophyticus):
CCGTCGTCGGCGAAAGCGCAGAAGTCGACAGAGTCGGCCGTCTCGGAGTAGACGGCGAACGAGATCGCGCCATCGAGCAGGGTGACACCGAGCGGATAGGGCAGAGAACGGGGTTCGGGTGCAGGCATTGCTCCATCATGACCGAGCGCCGCGCCTGAACGGATTCCGGTGGTGGGGGCTTGACGACGGCTTCCTGTGCTCGTATGACGCAAAATCGGGCCCGGCGCAAGGGGTCAGCCTGGCCTCCTCACCGCGCCCGGCGACCCCCTACAGTGAAGATCCGGGAGGAGGGTGCACCATGCAGCTGAGCGATTCTCTCGTGACGTTCGGGCCTCGTTCTGCAGCAGCGGCGCCAAAGACGAACGGGCTCGAGACGAACGGGCTCGAGAGGAACGGGCTCGAGAGGAACGGTCCAGAGCCGACCGGGCCGGAGCCGACCGGGCTCGAGCCACAGGTTCAGGATGCCCTGCAGAGGCTGCTCGACGTGCCCGCCCCGACCGTGGCCGACGCCCTCGCCTTGGCTCGCGTGATCGGCGCGACGGGCATCCGCCCGGGCATCGGACGCACGAAACGGCTCTGGGAGCTGCTGGCGACCGTAGGCGCCCACGACCTCGGCAGCGCGCGGGCCCTCGAGCCGCACCTCGACGCGCTGGCGATTCTCGCCGAGTCCGGCTCCGGTTACGAGCCCACCTCGGGCCTGGACGACGCCGTTGCAGGTGCTACCTGGGGCCTGGACGACGCCGTTGCGGGTGCTACCTGGGGCGTGTTCGCCTCGGAAGGCGGCGGCGGAGCGCCGGTGACCGCCAGCCGAACGGCCGATGGCGCCTTCTCGCTCAGCGGCCTCAAGCCGTGGTGCTCACTCGCCGATCGCCTCGACCGCGCACTCGTGACGGCCACGCTCGATGCTGGCGCACTCGATGCCGCCACAATCGCTGCTGCCGCACTCGATTCTGCCGCCCCAGCGCGGCAACTGTTCGCCGTCGACCTGCGCCACCCCGGCGTGACGGTGCTTCCGGGCGAATGGCACCCACGGGGGCTCAGCGAGATTCCGAGCGGGCCGGTGCGCTTCGAGGCTGTGCCCGCGCAGCCCGTCGGCGCCCCCGGCTGGTACCTCACCCGCCCGGGGTTCTGGTGGGGCGCCGTCGGCGTCGCCGCGTGCTGGTACGGCGGCGTGGTCGGTGTTGCGCGCACGCTCTTCGATGCAGCTCACGCACGCCCGGCGCCCGACCCGCTGCTGCTGATGCACCTCGGCGCAGTGGATGCCCAGCTCAACGATTGCCGCCGCGCCCTCGCCGAAGCAGCGGCGCTCGTCGACGCGGGTGCCGCCACGGGCGCCCACGGGGGTCTGCTCGCGAATCGGGTGCGAGCAACGGTGGCCCGGGCATCCGAATCGGTGCTGCTGCATGTCGCCCACGCCCTCGGGCCGGCACCGCTCGCGCAGAACGCGGTGCACGCCAAGCGCGTGGCCGACCTCGAACTGTACGTGCGCCAGCACCACGCCGAGAAAGACGACGCGGCGCTCGGTCAGCAGTTGCTCGCGCCTGGCGAGGGGGGTGCACGGCCGTGGTGACCTTCGACTCCCGCGAGCCTGGAACCACCCGGGCAGAATGGGCGGCCGACGCGCGCTGGGCCGGGCTGCCCGAGCTGACTCTCGACTCCGTCGACCGGCTGATCGTGGTCGCCGCCCACCCCGACGACGAGACCCTCGGCGCGGGCGGACTCATCGCCGAGTGTTTCGCCCGGGAGATCGCGGTCACCGTGGTGATCGTGACGAACGGCGACGCCTCGCACCCCGGCTCCCCCACGCTCGACGCCGAGGGGCTCGCGGCAGCACGCTCACGCGAGGTGCGCGAAGCGGTCGACCTACTCGGGCCGGGAACGCCCATCGTCGAGCTCGGCTTCGGCGACGGAACATTGGCCGACAGTCCCGAAGCCGTTCACGCAGCACTGGTGCGCGTGCTGTCGTCGATCGTGGGCGAGGGGGCAACCGCAGCCTCGTCGGGTGCCCGAACACTGCTCGCCGCGCCCTGGCGCGGAGACGAACATCCCGATCACCGCGTCATCGGCGAGCTCTGCGCCACGCTCGCCGACGAGCATGGCCTCGAGCTGCTCGAATACCCCATCTGGCTCTGGCACTGGGGTTCGCCCGACGCACCGCAGACGCCGTGGTCCGACTTCGTCAGCCTCCCCCTCAGCGACTGGAGCGCCCTCTCGAAAGACCGGGCCATCTCGGCTCACCGCTCACAGACAGAGCCGCTCAGCCCGGCGCCTGGCGACGAGGCCCTCTTGCACGCCACCTTTCTCGCCAACTTCGACCGCGACGATGAGATCTTTGTTCGGGCCGCCACGACGACTCCGGATGCCCGTTCCGACGCCACAGCGACCATCACACCCTCACCGACCACCACCTCGGGCACCCCCGCTGCCACCTCGAGCGCCGTAGCCATGCCGGCCGAGTACTTCGACGCCACCTACGCCCGCTCGCCCGACCCCTGGGGGTTCACCGACCGCTGGTACGAAGAACGCAAACGTGCCGCTACCCTCGCCGCTCTTCCCCGGCAGCGCTACTCCCGGGGGTTCGAGGTCGGCTGCTCGATCGGCGTACTCACCGAACAGCTCGCACCCCGCGTCGCCGCCCTACTGTCTGTCGACATCGCACCCGCCGCCGTCGAGAAGGCCCGGGAACGCCTCGCCGCAGCCCCCAACGTCACGTTCCGTGTGGCGAACGCGGCAACATCGCCGATAGACGGGCCCTACGACCTCATCGTGTTCTCCGAGGTCGGCTACTACTTCACCGAGTCGACTCTCGATGCGGTGCTCGATCGCTTCGGCACCGCGCTTTCGTCCGACGGCCACTTCATCGCCTGCCATTGGCGGCACCCGGTGAGCGATTATCTGCAGACCGGCGACGAGGTACACGCGCGCATTGCTGCCTTCGCCGAGGGCACCGGCTGGAGCAGGCTGGTGCAGCACCACGAAGAGGATTTTCTGCTCGAGGTGTATTCACCAGACCCGCGATCCGTCGCCGCCGAGACGGGGCTGGTGTGAAAGCCGACGGGTCGAACGACCGCATCGCGGGCGTGGCCGTCGTCGTGCCCGCTCGCAACGAGGCCGCCCTGATCGCCGACTGCCTGCGTTCGGTCGAAGAAGCCGTGCGCCACCTCGGCACGCGGATGCCCGTGGTGACCGTCGTGGTCGACGACAGCAGTTCCGACGGTACCGGTCACATCGCTCACGAGTTCGACGACGTAATCGTGCTGCAGGCGCCCGGCGGAAACGTCGGTCTCGCACGAGCCCGCGGGGTCGAGCACGCTCTTGCGGCCCTTGCGGCCCTCGGCGTTGCTCCCGAGCAGCTGTGGATCGCCAACACCGACGCGGACTCCACGGTTCCCGAGCACTGGCTCGAGGCGCAGCTGGGCCTCGCCGAACACGGAGCCGACGTCGTGATCGGCACCGTTCGCCCCACTTTCGCCGAGCTCGACGCTGAACAGGTGGAGGCCTGGCTGCAGCTGCACGAACCGGGAGTGGCGCGCGGCGACGTGCACGGCGCAAACCTCGGTTTACGCGGTTCGACGTACCTCGACGCCGCAGGGTTCCGGCCGCTCGCCGAGCACGAAGACGTCGACCTCGTGACCCGACTGCGCGCCGCGAACGAGGCTCGCGTCGTCGCCAGCGCCGCGGCCGAGGTCGTGACCTCGGGCCGGCTGTGGGGCCGAAGTCCGGGTGGATTTGCGGGTTACCTTCGCACCCAGTTAGGCCCCGGCAAACTTGTCGTACGGTAGAGCGTGACTTCTGCCCCGAGAAAGCATGCCAACGAAGCTGCTGCACCCGAACATCCGCCCCTCACCACCGACGCCGAGACGGCCACCACCCCCATCAGACGGCGTGGTTACGTCGATCTGCGCTCGTACGGCGCCATCGGCGACGGCCGAACCGTCGCCCTCATCGCCCTCGACGGAAGCGTCGACTGGTTTCCCATTCCGAACCTCGACGCAACGCCGGTTTTCGCCCGTCTGCTCGACGAAGCCGAGGGCGGGTCGATCGAGCTGACCCCCACCCAGCCGTTCACCGCGAAGCGCCGCTACGTCGAAGGCACCAACGTGCTCGAGACCACGTTCACCACCGAAACCGGCGTCGCTACGGTCACCGATGCGCTGGTCACCGGCGTCGCCGGCCGGCTGCCCTGGGCCGAACTCGCGAGGCGCATCGACGGCGTCGAGGGCACTGTTCGCTTCCGCTGGAAGGTGGCTCCGGGAACCTGCCTCGCCACCGCTTCACCGTGGGTGCAGAAGTCGCCGCACGGGTCGGTAATACGGGTCGATTCGGTGATGATCGCCGTGCGCGGCGTCGACCACGGCCCCCGCGGCGGCGGCGACCGGGCCATGGTCGGCCGGTTCAGCACGTCGGGCACCTCGCGGCACCTGCTCACCGTTGTCGGCACCGCCAACGAACCGCTGCACCTGCCCGACCCGAACAACGTCATCGACAGCGTCGACCGCACCATAGCGAACTGGCAGAACTGGTCGCGCGAGTTCTCGTACAACGGGCCGTGGGCCGAGGCCGTCACCCGCAGTGCGCTCGCGCTCAAGCTGCTCATCTACAGCCCCACCGGTGCGATCGCGGCTGCGGCCACGACGTCGCTGCCCGAGAACGCGACCGGTGGAAAGAACTGGGACTACCGCTACGCCTGGGTGCGCGACACGGCATACATGTTGCACGCGCTCATCCGCTTCGGCCTGCGTGAAGAGACACACGCGGCCGTGTCGTGGCTGCTGAAGACCATTCGCCGGCACGGCCCCGAACTGCACGTCTTCTACACCCTCGACGGAGAGCTGCCCGGGCCCGTCGAAGAGCACTCGGTGTCGGGCTGGAAAGATCGCGGCCCCGTCGTCGTCGGCAACCCCGCGAGCACTCAACTGCAGCTCGGCGTCTTCGGCGACCTCTTCGACGTGATCAAGCTCTACGTCGAGGCCGGCAACGTGCTCGAAGCCGACACGGGGCGGATGCTCGCGGCCGTCGCCGACCGCACCTGCGACGCCTGGCGCCGCCCCGACGCCGGCATCTGGGAGCTGGGCGACGCGCGGCACTACACCTCGTCGAAGATGGGCTGCTGGCAGGCGCTGACCTGCGCCATCGAGCTCTGCGAACTCGGCCAGATTCCCGGCGACGCGACCCGTTGGCGCGCCGAGCGCAGCCTCATCGAAGAGTGGGTGCGGGTGCACTGCTGGTCAGAGAAGAAGCAGAGCTACGTCGCCTACCCGGGCACCGACGAACTCGACGCGTCAGTGCTGCTGCACGGCCCGAGCGGGTTCGACCGCGGCCCGCGCATGTCGTCGACCATCGACGCCATCATCGAAGAACTCACCGACGGTGCGCTCGTCTACCGCTACTCCGGTGTCGAGGCTGAAGAGGCCGCCTTCGTGGCCTGTTCGTTCTGGCTCGCGTCGGCGCTGGTCTGCGTCGGCCGGCACGACGAATCCGTGCAGCTGATGAACGAGTTGGTCGCCCTCTCGAACGACGTCGGCCTGTATTCGGAGATGATCGACCCGGCGGATTCGTCGTTCCTCGGCAACCTGCCGCAGGGCCTCAGCCACCTCGCCCTCATCAATGCGGCGATCACCATCGAAGAGCTCACCCGCAACCAGCCGAAGGCAACGGGCAAGAGAACGCGCTCTAGCTGATTCAGGTGGTCAGGAACGTATTCGGCAGTCGGCCCGTCGTGCCGGTGTCGATGCTGAAGAGGGCGCCCGAGAGTGGATGCTCGACCAGCTGCTGCTCGGTGAGGTTCTCCCGCGCGCTCGCGACGAAAAGCGTCGACAGCCCGGCACCGCCGAAGGCGACCGACGTGACGTTGGGCGTCGGCAGTTCGACCCGCAGGATCTCCTCTCCCGTGCCGCTGTACTTCACCACCGCGCCCTCTCCGTAGAGCGCGCCCCAGAAGTTGCCGTCGGTGTCGAGAGTGAGGCCGTCGTGTGGGCCGCCGTGCAGCAGCACGATGTCTTCGCTCACGTCGCCGCTCGACGTGTATCCGCCGGCGTAGACGGTTTCGACGCTCGTGTCGGTGAAGTAGAAGGTGCCGCCGTCGGCCGACCATTCGAACCCGTTGGCGACACCGAGGCCGCCTCGAAGCACTCGAAGCGTGGGTGGGCCGGAACGGGCATCCACCGAGTAGATCGCGCCGTCGGGTTCACCCGTGGTGAGGTTCATCGAGCCGGTCACCCAGCGGCCGGCGGGGTCGACCTTGCCCTCGTTGAGGCGCAGGCCGGCGTGGGCGTGCGGAATCGTCGCGAGTTCGCGCACGATGACGAACGCCGAATCGGTGAGAACAACGCGATCTCTGAGCGAGACCACAAAACCCGCTTCCCCCGCGATCACCGCCGGGTGGAACGACGCCACCGGAGCCGGCAGCGCGAACGTTTCGTCGTCGGAG
Coding sequences:
- a CDS encoding acyl-CoA dehydrogenase family protein, with the protein product MQLSDSLVTFGPRSAAAAPKTNGLETNGLERNGLERNGPEPTGPEPTGLEPQVQDALQRLLDVPAPTVADALALARVIGATGIRPGIGRTKRLWELLATVGAHDLGSARALEPHLDALAILAESGSGYEPTSGLDDAVAGATWGLDDAVAGATWGVFASEGGGGAPVTASRTADGAFSLSGLKPWCSLADRLDRALVTATLDAGALDAATIAAAALDSAAPARQLFAVDLRHPGVTVLPGEWHPRGLSEIPSGPVRFEAVPAQPVGAPGWYLTRPGFWWGAVGVAACWYGGVVGVARTLFDAAHARPAPDPLLLMHLGAVDAQLNDCRRALAEAAALVDAGAATGAHGGLLANRVRATVARASESVLLHVAHALGPAPLAQNAVHAKRVADLELYVRQHHAEKDDAALGQQLLAPGEGGARPW
- a CDS encoding SMP-30/gluconolactonase/LRE family protein, translating into MSDFVAEPTVFRTSGAILGESLFFDGAESMFWCDITAGLVHRSPVGGAVDGSDDETFALPAPVASFHPAVIAGEAGFVVSLRDRVVLTDSAFVIVRELATIPHAHAGLRLNEGKVDPAGRWVTGSMNLTTGEPDGAIYSVDARSGPPTLRVLRGGLGVANGFEWSADGGTFYFTDTSVETVYAGGYTSSGDVSEDIVLLHGGPHDGLTLDTDGNFWGALYGEGAVVKYSGTGEEILRVELPTPNVTSVAFGGAGLSTLFVASARENLTEQQLVEHPLSGALFSIDTGTTGRLPNTFLTT
- a CDS encoding glycoside hydrolase family 15 protein → MRRRGYVDLRSYGAIGDGRTVALIALDGSVDWFPIPNLDATPVFARLLDEAEGGSIELTPTQPFTAKRRYVEGTNVLETTFTTETGVATVTDALVTGVAGRLPWAELARRIDGVEGTVRFRWKVAPGTCLATASPWVQKSPHGSVIRVDSVMIAVRGVDHGPRGGGDRAMVGRFSTSGTSRHLLTVVGTANEPLHLPDPNNVIDSVDRTIANWQNWSREFSYNGPWAEAVTRSALALKLLIYSPTGAIAAAATTSLPENATGGKNWDYRYAWVRDTAYMLHALIRFGLREETHAAVSWLLKTIRRHGPELHVFYTLDGELPGPVEEHSVSGWKDRGPVVVGNPASTQLQLGVFGDLFDVIKLYVEAGNVLEADTGRMLAAVADRTCDAWRRPDAGIWELGDARHYTSSKMGCWQALTCAIELCELGQIPGDATRWRAERSLIEEWVRVHCWSEKKQSYVAYPGTDELDASVLLHGPSGFDRGPRMSSTIDAIIEELTDGALVYRYSGVEAEEAAFVACSFWLASALVCVGRHDESVQLMNELVALSNDVGLYSEMIDPADSSFLGNLPQGLSHLALINAAITIEELTRNQPKATGKRTRSS
- a CDS encoding bifunctional PIG-L family deacetylase/class I SAM-dependent methyltransferase → MVTFDSREPGTTRAEWAADARWAGLPELTLDSVDRLIVVAAHPDDETLGAGGLIAECFAREIAVTVVIVTNGDASHPGSPTLDAEGLAAARSREVREAVDLLGPGTPIVELGFGDGTLADSPEAVHAALVRVLSSIVGEGATAASSGARTLLAAPWRGDEHPDHRVIGELCATLADEHGLELLEYPIWLWHWGSPDAPQTPWSDFVSLPLSDWSALSKDRAISAHRSQTEPLSPAPGDEALLHATFLANFDRDDEIFVRAATTTPDARSDATATITPSPTTTSGTPAATSSAVAMPAEYFDATYARSPDPWGFTDRWYEERKRAATLAALPRQRYSRGFEVGCSIGVLTEQLAPRVAALLSVDIAPAAVEKARERLAAAPNVTFRVANAATSPIDGPYDLIVFSEVGYYFTESTLDAVLDRFGTALSSDGHFIACHWRHPVSDYLQTGDEVHARIAAFAEGTGWSRLVQHHEEDFLLEVYSPDPRSVAAETGLV
- a CDS encoding glycosyltransferase, which translates into the protein MKADGSNDRIAGVAVVVPARNEAALIADCLRSVEEAVRHLGTRMPVVTVVVDDSSSDGTGHIAHEFDDVIVLQAPGGNVGLARARGVEHALAALAALGVAPEQLWIANTDADSTVPEHWLEAQLGLAEHGADVVIGTVRPTFAELDAEQVEAWLQLHEPGVARGDVHGANLGLRGSTYLDAAGFRPLAEHEDVDLVTRLRAANEARVVASAAAEVVTSGRLWGRSPGGFAGYLRTQLGPGKLVVR